Proteins from a single region of Corynebacterium pseudogenitalium:
- a CDS encoding G5 domain-containing protein, translating to MNFSVLAKPRTKDQLQKAGNHNNEYGESKTFDSSNSLTRYNKANVIDSKAFSLDDTEYHDPKYDKTDASIISGVDSATGPIATEPQKVTFTQVPDLIKELEKKKGEKGFEAKVTLDEKYVYEGWTVERDEDYNVTVTAPEDPRPGTFARPVVTVEYSNGSTDKIELFVVVDPNNTQVTDLVRPGLTKGTIGDELTAQVGTKSIMKGYKPVHPAKFEIDESTVPEGWTVTIDETGKVTAKADDTVAPGTIITPKVKATYPDQTTDEIETQFQAIVDIKIPTYDTVANKPNAKVSLTPKLPERGLSGNTSDEAPKRYTFEGGKTEYTHTDDSGTWTVKIDENTGKITTTIPKNAPEGYILNVPVLAHYDENTDKPQKVEGTVVVLKSDVAPEYNVQVTGPNQAVDHQVSGAPKDSKYSFGVDGDEPILTKKTEDDWEYTIDPDTGVVSATPPATAKPGDKKTVTVTVDMPDGSRSEVPVTTVVKLTNSWESEPIIPPQTVYPGDTATSPLAIEKPEGIDVAKENPYAIKPAKNFTPTGEKNEFGNPTYKVSTPNGDWVVGLDKDGNVVSTAPDTAKPGDKINVPVTVTYEDGSKDTTTAVVTVEDFPERPKPFDVEYKYDDTIAAGTYKVETEGVPGTEKMDKDRKWNETKAPVNEVVVIGTKPAEAAKDITWKVPIPYPTEVRENPELKPGETRVVQEGKNGKKTYTAKFTAKGSEAQVAEEETTEEPVKRIVEYGPGLAPSELVTKTEKPVPFNTKVVFDDTLEAGKQVVDQKGELGTEVETSTQKIVDGKPSGDPSVTSERTKEPTEQIIRVGTKTAGETTKTVESEVPFGVKIEFDPNIPAGTSETVTEGKPGKKTTTVTQKVTNSQPDGEATVEEKITEEPVDQVIKVGTKPSEASEKVTWTAQVPFGVETRPNPELKPGEIKVVQEGVPGEKTYTADFTAKGDQASVKPEEKQTKDPINQIIEYGPAAEDTSVVTKVEKPVPFETEIVFDNTLKEGEQVVDEQGELGTEVVTSTQKIVDGKPSGEPTVTSEQTKAPKKAKIRVGTKTTGETKKTVESEVPFGVKIEFDPNLPAGTSEVVTEGKPGKKTTTVTQKVTNSQPDGEATVEEKITEEPVDQVIKVGTKPSETSEKVEWKAPIPFEVETRPNPELKPGEIKVVQKGIPGEKTYTADFTAKGDQASVKPEEKQTKDPVNEIIEYGPGEVKNGEVSSTVKKPVPFETEIVEDDSLEAGTYKVTQQGELGEDVETSTQKIVDGKPSGDPKVTTERTKDPVKQIIRVGTKKPATPTPPTSDPKEVELPYTTKIIYDKTLEPGQEIVDQEGANGKVEVTVEKGQPSVKVVKEPVEKIIRVGTKPPADIEWNERIPFEVKVKLDPTIEAGKHKVEQEGKPGLVHHKSDGTEETVVEKQDHVILIGTKKPGNDPENPEQPEQPTPGGDLEIKVRYTTRIVYDPNLKPGEEVEDVAGKDGRYTIKVVDGKPVAEMVEKPVERVLRVGTKPPAGVRWTEEISYDYEVVEDSELEAGKHQVVQPGKPGQRIHKEDGSVVEVAPQKLIIKVGTKKSPTDPTDPSKPTEPSTPAEPGANGSSEKAKRCAANAFAVNSPLLWLLPIGLLAGIGYGVNEAFGPQLQQAGAELNARFQESMPKRDWGHGQQGRRHEDPEWVRELRAKADSVNRQFAGYGEQLRPLGIALGAIAAVSMLGVLIAQACEEDGFNNGLTILGSSKGDTPADKAKAGSSEQK from the coding sequence GTGAACTTCTCCGTTCTGGCGAAGCCACGTACCAAGGACCAGCTCCAGAAGGCTGGTAACCACAACAACGAATATGGCGAAAGCAAGACCTTTGACAGCTCCAACTCGCTGACACGCTACAACAAAGCGAACGTCATCGACTCGAAGGCGTTCTCCCTGGATGACACCGAGTATCACGACCCGAAGTATGACAAGACGGACGCTTCGATTATCTCGGGCGTCGATAGTGCAACGGGACCGATCGCTACCGAGCCGCAGAAGGTCACCTTCACCCAGGTCCCAGATCTGATCAAGGAGCTAGAGAAGAAGAAGGGCGAGAAGGGCTTCGAGGCCAAGGTCACCCTCGACGAGAAGTACGTCTACGAGGGCTGGACCGTCGAGAGGGACGAGGACTACAACGTCACCGTCACTGCGCCGGAAGACCCGCGTCCGGGCACCTTCGCGCGCCCCGTCGTAACGGTGGAGTACTCCAATGGCTCCACAGACAAGATCGAGCTGTTCGTCGTTGTTGACCCGAACAACACCCAGGTCACCGACCTGGTGCGCCCTGGCCTAACGAAGGGCACGATTGGCGACGAACTGACCGCCCAGGTGGGCACGAAGTCCATCATGAAGGGCTACAAGCCGGTCCACCCTGCCAAGTTCGAGATCGACGAGTCCACTGTGCCAGAAGGCTGGACCGTCACCATCGATGAAACCGGCAAGGTTACCGCTAAGGCGGACGACACCGTGGCACCGGGCACCATCATTACTCCGAAGGTGAAGGCCACCTACCCGGACCAGACCACGGATGAGATCGAGACCCAGTTCCAGGCGATCGTTGACATCAAGATCCCGACCTACGACACGGTGGCAAACAAGCCGAACGCGAAGGTCAGCCTGACTCCCAAGCTTCCTGAGCGTGGTTTGAGCGGCAACACGAGCGACGAGGCCCCGAAGCGCTACACCTTCGAGGGCGGTAAGACCGAGTACACCCACACGGATGACAGCGGCACGTGGACCGTCAAGATTGACGAGAACACCGGCAAGATCACCACGACGATTCCGAAGAACGCCCCTGAGGGCTACATCTTGAACGTGCCGGTGCTCGCCCACTACGACGAAAATACGGACAAGCCGCAGAAGGTAGAGGGCACTGTCGTTGTGCTGAAGAGCGACGTCGCTCCGGAATACAATGTGCAGGTCACCGGCCCGAACCAGGCTGTGGACCACCAGGTTAGTGGCGCTCCGAAGGACTCAAAGTACTCCTTTGGCGTAGATGGGGATGAGCCGATCCTGACCAAGAAAACCGAGGACGACTGGGAATACACCATCGATCCGGATACCGGTGTTGTCTCGGCAACCCCGCCGGCAACTGCGAAACCGGGCGACAAGAAGACTGTCACCGTTACCGTGGACATGCCGGATGGCTCGCGCTCCGAGGTTCCTGTCACCACCGTGGTGAAGCTGACCAATAGTTGGGAATCCGAGCCAATCATCCCGCCACAGACGGTTTACCCGGGTGATACGGCGACGTCACCACTGGCGATTGAGAAGCCGGAAGGCATCGACGTTGCGAAGGAAAACCCCTACGCCATCAAGCCCGCCAAGAACTTCACCCCGACCGGTGAGAAGAACGAGTTCGGCAACCCGACCTACAAGGTGAGTACCCCCAACGGCGACTGGGTTGTCGGCCTGGATAAGGACGGCAACGTTGTGTCTACTGCACCGGACACCGCAAAGCCGGGCGACAAGATCAACGTTCCTGTCACTGTGACTTACGAGGATGGCTCGAAAGACACCACTACCGCTGTGGTGACAGTCGAAGACTTCCCGGAGCGCCCGAAGCCGTTCGACGTCGAGTACAAGTACGACGACACCATCGCTGCCGGTACTTACAAGGTCGAAACCGAGGGCGTGCCGGGCACCGAAAAGATGGACAAGGACCGTAAATGGAACGAAACTAAGGCACCAGTCAACGAGGTCGTTGTCATCGGCACCAAGCCTGCCGAGGCCGCCAAGGACATCACCTGGAAGGTCCCGATTCCGTACCCGACTGAGGTCCGTGAAAACCCAGAGCTGAAACCTGGTGAAACCCGGGTTGTTCAGGAAGGCAAGAACGGCAAAAAGACCTACACCGCCAAGTTCACCGCCAAGGGCTCCGAGGCGCAGGTCGCTGAGGAGGAGACCACCGAGGAGCCTGTCAAGCGGATTGTCGAATATGGCCCGGGCCTTGCGCCGAGTGAGCTGGTGACCAAGACCGAGAAGCCGGTTCCGTTCAACACCAAGGTTGTCTTCGACGACACCTTGGAGGCTGGCAAGCAGGTTGTGGATCAGAAGGGCGAGCTTGGTACTGAGGTTGAGACTTCTACCCAGAAGATCGTGGACGGCAAGCCTTCCGGCGACCCGAGCGTAACCTCTGAGCGCACCAAGGAGCCGACCGAGCAGATCATCCGTGTTGGCACCAAGACCGCCGGCGAGACCACAAAGACCGTCGAGTCTGAGGTTCCGTTCGGTGTGAAGATCGAGTTCGATCCGAACATACCTGCCGGAACGTCTGAGACTGTCACCGAGGGTAAGCCAGGTAAGAAGACCACCACGGTGACCCAGAAGGTCACCAACTCCCAGCCGGATGGCGAAGCCACCGTTGAGGAGAAGATCACCGAAGAGCCGGTTGATCAGGTGATCAAGGTCGGCACCAAGCCGTCAGAGGCGTCCGAAAAGGTCACCTGGACTGCGCAGGTTCCGTTCGGCGTTGAGACTCGTCCGAACCCGGAGTTGAAGCCGGGTGAGATCAAGGTTGTCCAGGAAGGTGTTCCGGGTGAGAAGACCTACACCGCTGACTTCACTGCCAAGGGCGACCAGGCTTCCGTGAAGCCTGAGGAGAAGCAGACCAAGGATCCGATTAACCAGATCATTGAGTATGGTCCGGCGGCCGAGGACACCTCTGTGGTGACCAAGGTTGAGAAGCCTGTTCCGTTCGAGACCGAGATTGTCTTCGACAACACCCTTAAGGAGGGTGAGCAGGTCGTCGATGAGCAGGGCGAGCTTGGTACCGAGGTTGTGACCTCTACCCAGAAGATCGTCGATGGTAAGCCGTCCGGCGAGCCGACCGTGACCTCTGAGCAGACAAAGGCCCCGAAGAAGGCCAAGATCCGCGTTGGCACCAAGACCACCGGTGAGACCAAGAAGACCGTTGAGTCTGAGGTTCCTTTCGGTGTGAAGATTGAATTCGACCCGAACCTGCCTGCTGGTACCTCCGAGGTCGTCACCGAGGGCAAGCCGGGTAAGAAGACCACCACGGTGACCCAGAAGGTCACCAACTCCCAGCCGGATGGCGAAGCCACCGTTGAGGAGAAGATCACCGAAGAGCCGGTTGATCAGGTGATCAAGGTCGGCACCAAGCCTTCGGAGACCTCCGAGAAGGTCGAGTGGAAGGCGCCGATTCCGTTCGAGGTTGAGACCCGTCCGAACCCGGAGCTGAAGCCGGGCGAGATCAAGGTCGTCCAGAAGGGCATCCCGGGTGAGAAGACCTACACCGCTGACTTCACCGCCAAGGGCGACCAGGCTTCCGTGAAGCCTGAAGAGAAGCAGACCAAGGATCCGGTAAACGAGATCATTGAATACGGACCAGGCGAAGTGAAAAACGGTGAAGTATCCAGCACCGTGAAGAAGCCGGTCCCGTTTGAGACTGAGATCGTGGAAGATGACTCGCTCGAAGCCGGTACCTATAAGGTGACACAGCAGGGCGAGCTTGGTGAGGACGTTGAAACCTCCACCCAGAAGATCGTCGATGGTAAGCCCTCCGGCGATCCAAAGGTGACCACTGAGCGCACCAAGGATCCGGTCAAGCAGATCATCCGCGTTGGCACCAAGAAGCCTGCGACCCCGACGCCGCCGACCAGCGATCCGAAGGAAGTCGAGCTTCCGTACACCACGAAGATCATCTACGACAAGACGCTTGAGCCTGGTCAGGAAATCGTGGACCAGGAAGGCGCTAACGGCAAGGTTGAGGTGACCGTCGAAAAGGGCCAGCCTTCCGTGAAGGTCGTCAAGGAGCCAGTCGAGAAGATCATCCGTGTTGGCACCAAGCCACCTGCGGATATCGAGTGGAACGAGCGAATCCCGTTCGAGGTGAAAGTCAAACTTGACCCAACCATCGAGGCTGGCAAGCACAAGGTCGAGCAGGAAGGCAAGCCAGGCCTGGTTCACCACAAGTCCGACGGCACCGAAGAGACCGTCGTGGAGAAGCAGGATCACGTCATCCTCATCGGCACCAAGAAGCCGGGCAACGATCCGGAGAATCCGGAGCAGCCTGAGCAGCCGACGCCTGGTGGCGACCTGGAGATCAAGGTCCGCTACACCACCCGGATCGTCTACGACCCGAACCTGAAGCCAGGTGAGGAAGTCGAAGACGTTGCTGGTAAGGACGGCCGCTACACCATCAAGGTTGTCGACGGCAAGCCTGTCGCCGAGATGGTGGAGAAGCCAGTCGAGCGCGTGCTGCGTGTTGGTACCAAGCCACCTGCAGGTGTCCGCTGGACCGAGGAGATTTCCTACGACTACGAGGTTGTCGAGGATTCCGAGCTCGAGGCTGGTAAGCACCAAGTTGTGCAGCCGGGCAAGCCCGGTCAGCGCATCCATAAGGAAGACGGCAGTGTCGTCGAGGTTGCTCCGCAGAAGCTGATCATCAAGGTCGGCACGAAGAAGAGCCCAACCGACCCGACCGATCCGTCGAAGCCAACCGAGCCTTCGACGCCTGCTGAGCCAGGCGCCAACGGTTCCTCGGAGAAGGCGAAGCGCTGTGCTGCGAACGCGTTCGCGGTCAACAGCCCGCTGCTGTGGCTGCTGCCAATCGGCCTCCTTGCTGGTATCGGCTACGGCGTGAACGAAGCGTTCGGTCCGCAGCTGCAGCAGGCTGGCGCTGAGCTGAACGCCCGCTTCCAGGAGTCCATGCCAAAGCGTGACTGGGGTCACGGTCAGCAGGGTCGCCGCCACGAAGACCCGGAGTGGGTCCGTGAGCTGCGCGCAAAGGCTGACTCTGTCAACCGCCAGTTCGCTGGCTACGGCGAGCAGCTCCGCCCGCTGGGCATCGCGCTTGGTGCGATTGCCGCGGTCAGCATGCTGGGTGTCCTGATCGCCCAGGCGTGTGAGGAGGATGGGTTCAACAACGGCCTGACCATCCTCGGTTCGTCGAAGGGCGACACGCCTGCCGACAAGGCCAAGGCCGGTTCTTCTGAGCAGAAGTAA
- a CDS encoding adhesin domain containing protein, giving the protein MAESSRRLRKSTSTGIAATSAIALALGGLSVVGPGPLAPHAAAAEFTGGIREKSGAVEKDKQKASDLPAGSCVVSDTTPEGSQAGFSWSTLEPGGLSPDKKLWGLSMSFDNSKDRTFADWVFTNSGQLRNYLGVGQVPSMNVGQTFMDKTVTGKADESIGITQSGPQINLNLTADLTEEKVQQYADASAGNPVRYAWQGKYKLDNANGPKATQGNNASFSAVVNPWPSENIECNPITVSWEDWQKHVIVPDDETKVGKINVPAVQNDGTDDSMSRMVVEAYDGNGKFIGTTDPAASGGEAAPARR; this is encoded by the coding sequence ATGGCCGAATCATCTCGGCGTTTACGTAAGTCAACGTCTACTGGCATCGCGGCAACATCTGCGATTGCGCTCGCGCTTGGTGGCCTGAGCGTGGTCGGCCCGGGCCCGCTGGCACCGCACGCTGCTGCTGCTGAGTTCACCGGCGGCATCCGCGAAAAGTCCGGCGCGGTGGAGAAGGACAAGCAGAAGGCCTCCGACCTGCCAGCCGGTTCGTGTGTTGTCTCGGACACCACTCCGGAGGGCAGCCAGGCTGGTTTCAGCTGGAGCACTTTGGAACCAGGTGGCTTAAGCCCCGATAAGAAGCTCTGGGGTCTGAGCATGTCCTTTGATAACTCGAAGGACCGCACGTTTGCCGATTGGGTCTTTACCAATTCAGGGCAGCTTAGGAACTACCTCGGTGTGGGGCAGGTTCCCTCTATGAATGTGGGCCAGACCTTTATGGACAAGACAGTTACTGGCAAGGCCGACGAAAGCATCGGTATTACTCAGAGCGGTCCACAGATAAATCTAAACCTCACGGCGGACCTGACCGAGGAAAAGGTCCAGCAGTACGCAGATGCCTCCGCTGGCAACCCGGTGCGTTATGCCTGGCAGGGCAAGTACAAGCTAGACAATGCTAACGGGCCGAAGGCCACCCAAGGGAATAATGCTTCCTTCAGTGCCGTCGTGAACCCGTGGCCGAGCGAGAACATCGAATGTAACCCGATCACAGTCTCGTGGGAGGACTGGCAGAAGCACGTCATCGTCCCCGATGACGAAACCAAGGTCGGTAAGATCAACGTGCCTGCTGTGCAGAACGACGGCACGGACGACTCGATGTCCCGCATGGTCGTGGAGGCCTACGACGGCAACGGCAAGTTCATCGGCACCACGGACCCGGCAGCGTCCGGGGGGGAAGCAGCTCCTGCGCGTCGATAA
- a CDS encoding alkaline phosphatase, translating to MAFTNPRVAAAATSAVVALAVVATPAHAAEPKAPKNIIYMVGDGMGYNHVAAANLWQTGQSKWMLNGENSINSISNVDGKPVQAFEQEDKGWKHTSMTTFQYGNEYDEIKAWSDRDWINKNFTDSAAAATAMGTGVKTDNGKIGVDHKGEKLENTSQRAVKQGKAAGVVSTVPFNHATPAGWGGHNENRSNYTQLADEMLGPDSPLSVIMGAGHPLYDDNAQKTDKFNPKYITEETYNKVANGETDWSLVTDQADFESLAKAANKDAKKIFGLAPVANTLQQGRAGSDGEDKANVGPYLTEFNKGVPTLATMSLGALNTLNQDEDGFHLMIEGGAIDWTGHANTIGRSIEETIDFFDAVAAVEKWVEANSSWEDTLLIVTADHETGYLAGPQDPSKYSELSSEKGAKPEHTYNSDNHTNQLVGFWYKGAGADDIYEASTKHTDKIRGSYIDNTTVARLTLDKWWNGEKPADNKKPADGSSADSPWLIAILSILGVAGLLAVIAQAAPSLVDNLRTQLPKF from the coding sequence ATGGCTTTTACCAACCCACGTGTCGCCGCTGCAGCAACGTCCGCAGTGGTGGCGCTCGCTGTCGTCGCAACGCCTGCGCACGCCGCTGAACCAAAGGCACCGAAGAACATCATCTACATGGTCGGCGACGGCATGGGCTACAATCACGTCGCAGCAGCCAACCTGTGGCAGACCGGCCAGTCCAAGTGGATGCTCAACGGTGAAAACAGCATCAACAGCATCTCCAACGTCGACGGCAAACCAGTCCAGGCCTTCGAGCAGGAGGACAAGGGCTGGAAGCACACCTCCATGACCACCTTCCAGTACGGCAACGAGTACGACGAAATCAAGGCGTGGAGCGACCGCGACTGGATCAACAAGAACTTCACCGACTCCGCCGCAGCCGCCACCGCCATGGGCACCGGCGTCAAGACGGATAACGGCAAGATCGGCGTCGACCACAAGGGCGAGAAACTGGAGAACACCTCCCAGCGCGCCGTGAAGCAGGGCAAGGCCGCCGGCGTCGTGTCCACCGTGCCGTTCAACCACGCCACCCCGGCAGGCTGGGGCGGCCACAACGAGAACCGCAGCAACTACACCCAGCTCGCCGACGAAATGCTCGGCCCCGACAGCCCACTGTCCGTCATCATGGGCGCCGGCCACCCTCTCTACGACGACAACGCCCAAAAAACCGACAAGTTCAACCCGAAGTACATCACCGAGGAGACCTACAACAAGGTCGCCAACGGCGAAACCGACTGGAGCCTGGTCACCGACCAGGCAGACTTCGAGTCCCTCGCCAAAGCCGCCAACAAGGACGCCAAGAAGATCTTCGGCCTCGCACCTGTGGCGAACACGCTGCAGCAGGGCCGCGCAGGCTCCGACGGCGAAGACAAGGCAAACGTCGGCCCGTACCTCACCGAGTTCAACAAGGGCGTGCCAACCCTGGCCACCATGTCGCTCGGCGCTCTGAACACCCTCAACCAGGACGAAGACGGCTTCCACCTCATGATCGAAGGCGGCGCCATCGACTGGACCGGCCACGCCAACACCATCGGCCGCTCCATCGAAGAGACCATCGACTTCTTTGACGCGGTAGCTGCCGTCGAAAAGTGGGTCGAGGCGAACTCCTCCTGGGAAGACACCCTGCTCATCGTCACCGCCGACCACGAAACCGGCTACCTCGCCGGCCCGCAGGACCCATCCAAGTACAGCGAGCTCAGCAGCGAAAAGGGCGCCAAGCCGGAGCACACCTACAACTCCGACAACCACACCAACCAGCTCGTCGGCTTCTGGTACAAGGGCGCAGGTGCCGACGACATCTACGAAGCATCCACCAAGCACACCGACAAGATCCGCGGCTCCTACATCGACAACACCACCGTCGCCCGCCTCACCCTGGACAAGTGGTGGAACGGCGAAAAGCCAGCAGACAACAAGAAGCCTGCCGACGGCTCCTCCGCCGACTCCCCGTGGCTCATCGCCATCCTGTCCATCCTCGGAGTCGCCGGTCTACTGGCTGTGATCGCGCAGGCAGCACCATCCCTGGTGGACAACCTGCGCACGCAACTGCCTAAGTTCTAG
- the rhuM gene encoding RhuM family protein, protein MPEEYEIEKFEDSLGEFIVYRTEDDETEVHLKLRNGSVWMTQGEMAELFDIGVATVSRHLKTIFEDGELKRPATVSYYERVALERGRQVTRRLEHYNLDAIMAVGYKVRGRRGAQFRNWATEVLTEYLVKGFAMNDEKLKDPTGADYFDELLERIRDIRASERRFYQQILEVVATATDYDKDNSAQRNLFAALQNKLHFAVAGQTAAEILETRCDPSQPNMGLTSFAGKKVRKKDVTIAKNHLEEGEMRTLNRLTTMYLEHAQLQAERRKAMTFKDWIEQTDKFIQFNDYPVLENSGRVTTAAAKRHAEERYEIYDRARKKELEAIELQKQIEDMQRIEKEILSSKRRLAR, encoded by the coding sequence ATGCCAGAGGAATACGAGATTGAGAAGTTTGAAGATTCGCTCGGAGAGTTCATCGTCTACCGCACAGAGGATGACGAAACGGAGGTGCATCTCAAGCTTCGTAACGGCTCTGTCTGGATGACCCAAGGGGAGATGGCCGAGCTGTTCGATATAGGGGTGGCCACCGTCAGCCGCCATCTCAAAACAATCTTTGAAGACGGGGAGCTCAAACGCCCGGCAACTGTTTCATATTATGAAAGAGTTGCCCTTGAGCGGGGAAGACAGGTCACTCGGAGATTGGAACACTACAACCTCGATGCCATCATGGCGGTCGGCTACAAGGTTCGTGGGCGGCGCGGGGCACAGTTCCGAAACTGGGCGACGGAGGTGCTTACAGAGTACTTAGTCAAGGGCTTCGCGATGAACGACGAAAAGCTCAAGGACCCTACTGGTGCCGACTACTTCGACGAACTGCTGGAGCGGATCCGCGACATCCGTGCCTCGGAGCGCCGCTTCTACCAACAGATCCTTGAAGTCGTGGCGACGGCAACGGATTACGACAAGGATAATTCGGCACAACGAAACCTCTTCGCTGCTCTGCAGAATAAGCTCCACTTTGCGGTCGCAGGCCAAACGGCCGCGGAAATCCTCGAAACAAGGTGCGACCCAAGCCAGCCAAATATGGGGCTAACATCTTTTGCCGGTAAGAAGGTGCGCAAAAAGGACGTCACGATCGCAAAAAACCACCTCGAAGAGGGAGAAATGCGCACGCTGAACCGGCTCACCACAATGTACTTGGAGCATGCCCAGCTGCAGGCAGAGCGTCGTAAGGCGATGACATTCAAGGATTGGATCGAGCAGACGGACAAATTCATCCAGTTCAATGACTATCCGGTTCTCGAAAATTCAGGGCGAGTTACTACGGCAGCCGCCAAGCGCCACGCGGAAGAGCGGTACGAAATTTACGACCGGGCACGGAAAAAAGAACTCGAGGCCATCGAGCTACAGAAACAGATTGAAGACATGCAGCGCATCGAGAAGGAGATTCTGTCCAGCAAGCGACGCCTGGCGCGCTAA
- a CDS encoding AMP-binding protein, translating to MFLRFLRATHRAGMISLGNSQKAALGVIPNLLRFRFTTARAIEQGYLAAPERTALIDDAGLLTYRDLRTQARNVARWILTVTDQPRIGVIARNGRGIILPLGAKGYTGGSIFLLNVGSSTEQLRGCIEENDINILFTDDEFLPRIPKVTGMVVVDGAKLASISMGGGDAALPLFPKHGDIVLMSSGTSGIPKGILRAEPALPFVVTGYLEAIPFRAGDTVQTTASMFHTWGWSALNITLGVGGTIVTQRVFDPDKVFRQLEHFRCDGLISSPIFLKHMLDLEGEYDTSRLRFIGTAGNALTPLLAERLIDRFGPIVANIYGSTELALAAAADATTVANDPTCVGRVPPGTTLRIYDDAGREVPTGTVGRIFLNNETALRGYTNPDTPMVTIDGLIEMGDLGYFDNQGLLHVVSRSDDMIIVGGENVHPQSVAAVLERMPGIDDLYVGSVDDPDTFKRVATWIVRTDDRAGQALTAASVQDWVRDHLAEHSIPRDVHFVDALPRNATGKVVPREL from the coding sequence ATGTTTCTCCGCTTTCTCAGGGCCACCCACCGCGCCGGAATGATCAGCCTCGGCAACAGCCAGAAAGCAGCGCTAGGGGTTATACCAAATCTGCTCCGCTTCCGCTTCACCACCGCCCGCGCTATCGAACAGGGCTACCTCGCCGCCCCCGAGCGCACCGCCCTTATCGACGACGCCGGCCTCCTCACCTACCGCGACCTCCGCACCCAAGCGCGCAACGTGGCCCGCTGGATCCTTACGGTCACCGACCAGCCGCGCATCGGCGTCATCGCCCGTAATGGCCGCGGCATCATCCTGCCACTCGGCGCTAAAGGCTACACCGGCGGCTCCATCTTCCTCCTCAACGTCGGCTCCTCCACCGAACAGCTCCGCGGGTGTATCGAGGAAAACGACATCAACATCCTCTTCACCGACGACGAGTTCCTGCCCCGCATCCCGAAGGTCACCGGCATGGTAGTGGTTGATGGGGCGAAGTTGGCGTCGATAAGTATGGGTGGCGGCGACGCCGCGCTGCCGCTGTTTCCGAAACATGGCGACATCGTGCTCATGAGCTCGGGCACCTCCGGCATCCCCAAGGGCATCCTGCGCGCCGAGCCCGCCCTCCCCTTCGTGGTCACCGGCTACCTCGAGGCGATCCCCTTCCGCGCCGGCGACACCGTCCAGACGACCGCCTCCATGTTCCATACCTGGGGCTGGTCCGCGCTCAACATCACGCTTGGGGTCGGCGGTACCATCGTTACGCAGCGTGTCTTCGACCCCGACAAGGTTTTTCGGCAGCTCGAACACTTCCGTTGCGACGGCCTCATCTCCTCCCCCATCTTCCTCAAACACATGCTTGACCTCGAGGGAGAGTACGACACATCGCGCCTGCGCTTCATAGGCACCGCCGGCAACGCCCTGACCCCACTCCTCGCCGAGCGCCTCATCGACCGTTTCGGACCCATCGTGGCCAATATCTACGGCTCCACCGAACTCGCCCTCGCCGCAGCCGCCGACGCCACCACCGTCGCCAACGACCCGACCTGCGTCGGCCGCGTCCCACCCGGCACCACCCTGCGCATCTACGACGACGCAGGCCGCGAAGTCCCCACCGGCACCGTCGGGCGCATCTTCCTCAACAACGAAACCGCCCTGCGCGGCTACACCAACCCCGACACGCCCATGGTCACTATCGACGGCCTCATCGAAATGGGCGACCTCGGGTACTTCGACAACCAGGGCCTCCTGCACGTCGTGTCCCGCAGCGACGACATGATCATCGTCGGCGGCGAAAACGTCCACCCCCAATCCGTCGCAGCAGTCCTCGAGCGCATGCCAGGTATCGACGACCTCTACGTCGGCAGCGTCGACGACCCCGATACCTTCAAACGCGTCGCCACCTGGATCGTCCGCACTGACGATCGCGCCGGCCAGGCGTTGACGGCTGCCAGCGTCCAGGATTGGGTTCGCGACCACCTCGCCGAGCATTCCATCCCCCGCGACGTCCACTTCGTCGACGCGCTGCCACGCAACGCCACCGGCAAAGTGGTGCCGCGGGAGTTGTAG